Genomic segment of bacterium:
GACCCTCCTCAGCTTCCTCCTCGGCTTCGTCGGCTTGTCCGCCCCTGACGCCTGACGCTTTGTTACGCAATAGATCCTCAACCCCGTTAGAGGCAGCCGCATAAAATGCAGCGTGGCCTCGAGCGCGGTCAACATCCGGTGTCTTCCCGAAAAACCGCGGCGACGACGCTCGAACGTACGGATCAAAAAAAATAACGCGCATGCCGAAGCCCGCTGCCTGCCGCGCCATGATGCGGCCGAGGCGGCCGAGTCCCACGATCCCCAGTGTCTTACCCGAGAGCGAGTGGCCGCGGAACGCCTCACGGTTCCACTCGTAGCGCCTCACCGACTCGAAAGCCCACGGCACTCGCCGCGCAAGATCAATCAGCATCCCAAACGCAAGCTCCGCAGTACCGGTGATCGTATTCAAAAACTCCTCCTCGCCGCGAAGCGAGAGTACCTCGATGTCGCGCACGAGCGCGGCGTTGAGGTCAATGTGGTCGAGCCCCGTCGTCGCGGTTGCGATCACGCGCAGTTTCTCCGCACGCGCGAGCACGCGCGAGTCAAACGTAAGCCCGAGCCCAACAAGCGCCGCATCGTACTCGCCAATGACTTCCGCAAGCTCGCCCTGCGAGAGCGCGCGGTCGTCAAGGCACCCTACTCCCTCGAGTATCGCCCTCGCCTCGGGCGTCAGTACCTGCCCAATAGTATTCAAAATGCGCATACATCAAGACGTGACTCCAACTCCGCAAGTTCCTCAGTGATACGACGCCCAAAAGAAACGTCAGTGAGTGGTCGCGCACCGCTTCGAGCGCACGCGAAAAAATGGTCAAGTTCCCTCCGAAGCGGCTCTCGCGCGTCAAACGCAGGCACTTGAGGCGCGACGCCATCGCGGCAGATCAAAAGCGGTCCGCCCGCGAGCGACTCATCAAACAGCACCCGCATGCCCTCGCCGAGAAACGTGAGACGGCGTTTTTTTTCCCGCCCGTACCAGGAGGATGCAAGCGTGAGTGATGGGCCGTTCTCAGTACACATCGTCATCGCTACCGTGCCGGGAAGCGTTCCACCTTCCTGCGCGCGGAGAGAACCGTGAACCGCACCAATACGCGGCGCCCCAAAAAGATAGTGCAGTATCGAGAGCGCATGCGGCGCAACGTCCCAAAGCACGTTCACATCAGGGCGCGGCGGAGACAGCGCATGCTCGACAAACAAGTGTGTAAAACGAACACCGCGCTCGATGAGCTCCTCTCTGATATAGCGAATCGCGTCGTGAAAAAGGTACTGGTACCCCACCATGCACACTTTTCCCGAGATCTCGGCCGCATGAGCGAGCGCTCTCGCATCCTCGACGCTCGTCACCATCGGCTTCTCGACGAGCACATGCATACCGCGCGCGAGCGCCTCCTCGGCGAGGGCGAAATGCGTCGCCGGGGATGTCGCAATGATAGCGCAATCATACCGAGAGCTGCCGAGCGCTGCAGCGGCGTCAGTCGACACCTCGATTGCGCTCGGAATGCCGAGCGCCGCGCGCACATCTCCCGCAGCACTCTGGTGCACCACCACGCTCTCAAGCGCGACACCCTCAATCGTCTGCAGCAAGCGCGCGTAGTGCCTGCCGAAATTTCCAGCGCCCAAGAGCACACAGCGGAGCACAGACATACGGTTCACGCCAGCAACGGATTAATCCGCTCTCGCACCCTGCGGCGTATCAGCAAGCAGCGCCCTATAGTAGGAGAGCGTGCGCGCGAGGCCAGTGCGGAGGTCTATCGCAGGGGAATACCCAAGATCTCGCCGACTTTTGGTAAGGTCCGGACACCGCCGCTGCGGCTCACCGGCAGGATATGCGTCGGGGTAGGAGACCAAGCGCACTTCCGGCCGCTCGGGCAACATGCCGCTCATGAGCTCGGCGAGCTCTCGCATAGTAATTTCCTCACGATCATGCCCCACGTTATACGCCTCGCCGCGCTTCCCCGCGACCAGCACCTTGAGAAAACCGTGCACTGCGTCTGTGATATAGCAAAAAGTCCTCGTCTGCCGACCGTGGTCGTGCACCGTGAGGGGTTCACCACGGAGGCCTTGCACGGAAAACGTCGGGATGACGCGGTAGTCGTCAGCGCGCATCCCCGGGCCGTAGACATTAAAAGGCCGCACCGTGCTCACCGGCACACGGTAATACTCATGGTAAATGCTGCAGAGCGTCTCGCCGAGCCGCTTCGACTCATCATAGCAAGCGCGAGGGCCAACCGCTGAAACCCTCCCCCAGTAGTGCTCTGGGGTCGGCACGAACTCAGGAACCGGGTCGCCGTAGATTTCGCTTGAACTGAAATACAGCATCCCCTCGATCCCGCGCTCGCGCGCGAACTCAAGAAGGTGCTTCGTGCCGTTGACCGCAACCTCAATCGTCTCGACCGGAAATTTGCGGTAGTAGACCGGTGACGCCAGGCCCGCGGCATGAATGATATACGCGGCGCTGAGCTTCTCGGGGAGCGGGAAACGCACATCGTGCTCGAGCACGCGCACTTCAGGATAGGCGCTGAAATCAAACAACGGGTTGTTCGCGACGCCCGTAATATAATTATCGAGCACCACAATAGAGCACGGCCGCTCAAAACGCTCGCGATTAAGCGCGACGAGCGTCGCCACGAGGTAGCGGCCAAGAAATCCCCCGCCCCCGGTAATGAGCACGGTCTTCCCGGCAAGCTGGTCAAGCGCACCGCCGAGGAGCGCGACTATAGTGCGAATGTCTTCGGTAAACAGTCTTTGTATGTCGTTCATATGCACTACAACACCACAGGTTCGGGAACGGGTACAATAAACCGCCCTCCATGGGCTTTGAAATCGGCGAGCTTCGCCATAATCGGCTTGGCAAAATTCCAAGCGAGAATCAGAAGGTAATCGGGCGGTGCCTCACGGAGTGCCTCGGCGCTCACCACTCTGATGTGCGTGCCGGGCGTGTAGCGCCCCTGCTTCCAGGCACTGTCGTCCACTATATAGTCGAGTGTCTCGGCGCCGATACCAAAGTGAGTGAGGAGCGTGTTGCCCTTCGCCGGTGCCCCGTAGCCCGCAAGCCGCTTCCCGCTCTCTTTGAGCGAGAGGAGCAGTGTACGAAGCGCGCGCTTATTGCGCTCGATCCGCTCCCCAAACGCCGCGTAGGTCGCCCGCTCCCCGAGCGCCGATGCGTCCTCCTCGTCGAGGACGCGTCGGAGCGCAGCGTGATTCAGAGGCCGTCGACCGGCAGGTGAGACAAATACCCGAAGTGAGCCGCCGTGCGTCTCTGTTTCCTCAACATCAAAAACCGACATCCCGAGACGCTCGAAGAGGCGCATGAGCGAGCGGAGTGTGAAGTAGGAGAGGTGTTCGTGGTAGACGGTATCGAACAGATTATGCCGGAGCATCGCGCCCAGATAGTACGCCTCAATCACAAAAACGCCGTCTTCGTCAAGCAGCGCCGCAACGCCGGCTACCAGGTCATCAAGGTCGTGCACATGGGGGAAGACGCTGGTCGCACTGATAAGCTTCGCGCCCCCGCGCTCTTCCGCGAGAGCGCACGCAAGAGTTGTTGAGAAAAAGGCGGGGATCGTCTCGACACCTGCGCCACTAGCGCGCGCGGCAATCTCGCGCGCCGGATCAATACCGAGCACGCGCCACCCGCGCTCGGCGAGCGGCCGGAGCAAAATGCCGTCGTTGCTCCCGATGTCGACCGCGAGCGAGTTTGGAGGAAAATCGAAACGGCGCGTGAGCGTCTCCGCAAGCTCCTCAAAGTGGGCGACGAAAACGGGCGAGGTCGAGGAGACATAGACGTACGTACCAAAAAGGAGCTCCGGCGAGACAACATCTCCGAGCTGCACGAAGCGACACGTCTCGCAGAACAAAAGCTCGAGTGGAAAGTGCGGCTCGGGCTTCTCCACTTCCTCGGGGCGGAGAAACGCATTTGCCGGCGGTGTCGGGGCGAGCGAGAGTATCGGCGCGAGCGCCGTGCTCCTGCATACGCGGCAGGCATTCGTGCGAAAAGAAAGACCCGGTTCCATGGTCACGCTCATGAGCTAGTGAGGAAGTGTGACGCGCACCGTGTCCGCCTCATAGTCCTCCTGTGCGCGCGATTCTGTTGCAAGCGCGAAAAACACCGAATCCTCGAGAAAACGCATCCGGTGAATGGTCATCGGCGGCGAGAACACCATATCCCCCGCTTCAAGCACGACCGACTCGCTCCGCTCCGGAGCATCCGCCGGCGCCTCAGTGTACTCCATGCGGCCGGACATAACATACGCATAATGCGCGTCTTTTTTATGATAATGGTTTGCACGAACCGACCCCTTCTTTGAGGAGATCTTCAGCACACTGCGAATCACCGTCTTCCCGTCATCGAGAATTTTTGTAATCCCCCCGCGCTCATCTACAAATTCCGGTTTGATGTTTTTCGTCACCTGCAACATGACACATTCACCCTATCACAAAACATCTAGCGCATACAACAAAAAACACCCCGCCAACTCCTTGGCTTGCGGGGTGTACGGTAATGGTGGCGCGAGATTATGTTTCGGGCGCTACCGCCACCGAGCGACGAGATACTCGAGTACTCTGCTCGGCAGTGGCATATTCGGGTAGTTCAGGATGCCGGAAAGCTCGTGGTCCCGGAGCAACTCCCAACGCCTGCCGGTCGTAACACCCTGCGAGTGTGTCACCTCCTGATTCCACTGCAGATATCGCCCGGACAAAAAGTATGCACGGAACTCCGGATATTCATCGAGCACGACGCCGACGACTGTCATCGCCGTGCGCAGCAGGTGAAACCTTGCAGCGACAAAAATGCCCTCAGTGTATCCCATCTCCCGTGCGTGCCGCACGCATGCGCGGGCCTCCGTGAGTGTATTGTACGCCGCGCGCACTTCGTCATTCGTAATCCGAACAAGCTGACTAAACGGCACGCCGTACTCATGCAGTTGCTCCTCTCGCCGCGCGCACGGCGGAGCCCCGTGCGCAGTCGTGCCGTCGCAGAGCACAAACTTCTGGGCCACACCATTCTGCCACAAACGGACACCTTGTCTGAGAACAGCACCATCGCTATCCGCAAACTCTGCAAAAAGAAAGGCAGTTGTTTCTGGCAACATGCCGACGCCTTCATCGTCCCCAACAATCGCATCAATAACGACCAGATCCCGCGCCTCAGCACTCAAATCAAACTTTGCCACCCTGTGTGCCTCCCTGAAATTGAACGCGTTCTAACGAGGAATTTACACCCAAGAGGATTGTACATTAAAATTGCAGCCTGTCAAATTTTGAAGACGTCAACGTCGAGCTCGGCGAGGAGAATATCGCGCGCGTGAATGCCTAGGTCTTCTATGGTGCGGACGCCGTATTTCTCAAACGGGATTTCAAACTCAACGCCGCGCTGCATTTTCTCGCGCGATGTAAGTACCGCCGCACGCGCCCTCTGTCGCGCGCCACGGAGAGCACGGATGCGGTGGTGGATGCCAAGGCGCCGCCCGAGGAAAACGATGAGGGCGCGGGGTAGTGCGAGCAGCGCACGGCGGCGCATAACGAGCTGTTCTGCGCGCGGGCGAGAGTGCAACACGCGAAACAGATTTAGCCAATTGCGCGGGAAATCACGCGCGTCCATATTGAGATACACGAGCTCATCGAGATGCGCTCTGAGCACTCGATCAAGACGAATCGGTATGTCAGAAACAAGCTCCGGCAACAACTTCTTGACGCGGAGAAAGCTCTCGAGCAGCGCGTTACTGTACGTATGCGCGGTAAGCGGGCTCTCGCGCAGGGGAAACGCATCACGCTTGAATCGCGCGCGCGCCGCCGTGGACCACGCCTGGCTCATTGAGATCCCAAACCGACCGACCACGACGACCGGCGTGTCAATGAAAATGCACGAGCGCGCGAACGAAAGAAGAATCGGCTGGTGCGAGTGAGCCGTGGGCATGTATTCAAACACGACGGTGTCTGCGCGCGAGAACGCTCGCTCGACCGCCTCGCGCGAAATCACCGTTGCCGACGTGTGCAAACGCGGCATCTCGCCTGCCCCACCGCGCCGCGCAAATGAAAAGAGCGCCATGAGCATGGCGCGCGGACTTACATCGCATGTCGCTCCCGTAAACGGCACAACGCCGAGGTGGTTGCGCAGATAATGCCGCGGGTGCGCACCGTCGTAATAATAGAGATGGCTTGCAGTAACGATGTCCGGGTTATCCTCGCTGTCAATCACGCGCTTAAAAACGGCGAGCGCGTGCGGGAGGAGATAATTGTCATCGTCGAACCAGAGGATATAGCGCCCGCGCGCCTGAAGCGCGCTGTAGTCGAACGAGTAATTCGGCCCGCGTCCCTGCGGCACCACAAAATATCTGATGCGGCTGTCGCCGGAGGAGAGTACCGCGCGCTTCGTCTCCTCCGAGCCGCGCACATCGGCAACCACAATCTCAAAATCCTGACACGTCTGCGCCAAGACCGAGCGCACCGCCATCGCGATCAGCACAGGCCGATTGCCGCCAGTGGGAATCAGAATAGAAAAGAACATACGGTATCCTTAAATCCGATATTCGAATTTCGAATTTAATTGAGTGGTATCTCCTCCCAGTTGTATACCCAGCCATCTCTCGTGGGCGACGCAAACCTGCCGCGATAATAGTCTCTATTCAGGAGTTCGGTCGGCGTCATGTCCCTCTCGGCGCTCCCGAGGAGCGTCTGCCAAAGCGGAATGTCACGCTCCACTTCCGTGCGCTGCGCCCCGCTCGAGAGTCTTCGGAAACGATCGAGCTCGGCAAGGAGCTTCGGCGTTATTGAAACCGGCCCGTCTTTCGACTGATCGGCAGCGAGTACGGTAAAATGCCGCTCGACGTAATCAGCGCCAAGCATGATCGCGACTTTTGCAGCCGTGATTCCATCGCGACCGACGTGCGTGTGGTCAGACCAGCCGACCTGCGGCACATGTTGTCTCAGCCAGTCCATACGAGCGAGGTGCGCCATCTCGAGCGTGTTCGGGTAACTCGTCACGCAGTGGAGAAACGTGAACTCCTTACCGAGCTCGCGCATGAGGGAAGCGGTTGCTTCAATCTCCTCGTCGTATGTTGCTCCGGTCGAAATAATGAAGCGATCAAAATACTCTGCGAGCTCGCGGAGCAGCGCCGGACTCGCGCAATCATAACTGGCGACTTTGACAATCCGCTCGGGCCACGGCAGTGCACCAACGCCGGGAACGCGGTGCCGCGCAAAAATCGTCGTCATCGGCACGACGCCATACTTCACGCACTGCTCGATAAAAAAACGGTGGTCGTCGAGTGTGAGGTCGAGCTTGGCGAGCCGCTCGCGCTCAGCGTCAAAGGGACGCTTGATCGTCTTCACCGAGCCGTCGGGATGTGTCTCGCCTTCCTCAAAGCGCGAACGGTCTCGGAGGTCCTCGGACCACATCGACTGCATCTTCACGATGTCGGCGCCGTTTTCTGCCGCAGCGCGAATCTGCTGCGCGAAAATTTCGCGGTCGCCGTTGTGATTTTGGCAGAGTTCGACGATGAGTTTAGTCATTTGTTTATTGGAAAGTAGAAAAGTGGAAGGTGGAGAGTAGTACGACATCGTACGCGTCGCCCGTCCCCATTATCTACTTTCTACTCTCTACCTTCTTGTGCGCCACCGCCCCGTATCCTTCCGCGTACCAGTCCTTGCCTGTACGGAGATTCGGATTGGTCATCGTGCGCGCCACGAGAAAAATGCCACGCGCGCACCACCGGAGCAGGGCAACAGAAGCATAACCACACGCTTTTACGGCCAGATTTCTGCGGAAGCGCTGTCGCACGCTTGCCTTGGCGGTTCTAAAAAATCCGGTCTGTACTTTCTGCATCACGTCGATGACATTCCCGCTTGGCTCGACAACGACGTCTACAAACCCAGCGTGAGACAGAAGGTAACGCAGCATGTAGTGCGTGTAGCGCAGATAATCGTGCGGCTCCTGGTGAATTGAGATAAAAAACGGTACGAGTATCACGATCTTTCCGCCCGGTTTCAAAATGCGGTAACAGTGTGCAAGCACCGCTTTAGGATCGGGGACGTGCTCAAGTACATTCGAGAGCACCACAATGTCCGCGATCTCGGAGGAGAGTGGTATACCGGCGACAATATCGGTAACAACATCGACGCCTGGGAACTGAACGAAGTCGACACCGATATAGCTGCCTTGCCGCAAAAGATCCCCATACTGACCTTTTCCCGCGCCGATGTCAACTATAACCGTCTCGGGAGTGATTCTGCCGATCTCGCGCCGGAAGTACTCATAGCCCCACAGCCTATTCTGTGACCACCCGCGCTTGTTTTGAGGATCGCCGTTCATGCCGCCTTATTGTACACCCCCGTCGCTCCTTAAAAAATCCTCGACAAACCGCGCTGCGCTCACGGAGTGGCCGTCAAGCGTCCCCCACCGCTCGAAGATGCACGTGCGAAGTGTCTCCATCGCGACGCACACGGAGGGCAGTCGTCCCGTGAGTTCACTAAGGGGTTCGCCCCTGTAGACAATGCCGATCCCAAGCCGCTCGATCATTTTATTATTAAAATAAATCTCCGGATCATCTACCGGATCAAACGCGGGAACGACGATCGGGACACCTGTCGTAAGCGAGAGCCAGATCGAGCCCCATCCCGCACGAGCAAATTGAAACACGATGTTCGAATCGACAATGACGTCCGGCGGCATACGCATGCTGCCGGGAGGGACTCCCTCGGTAGTGCTATAAATCGCGAGGCCCAGGTCCGTAGCCTCAGTATACAACCTCTCTAACCCCGCTATGCCGGTCACCGTTACGAGGATGCCGGGCTTCTCGAGCGGCGCGGCGGTCTTGGGCTGCTGCGAGGTGAGCGGCGGAGTAAGAAAGGTTGTAGGTTGTAGGTGGTAGGTGGTAGGTGGTAGGTCGCCCGTGAACCCCGTTAGAGAACTCACACAGGGCATCGAATCCCGTG
This window contains:
- a CDS encoding NAD(P)-dependent oxidoreductase gives rise to the protein MRILNTIGQVLTPEARAILEGVGCLDDRALSQGELAEVIGEYDAALVGLGLTFDSRVLARAEKLRVIATATTGLDHIDLNAALVRDIEVLSLRGEEEFLNTITGTAELAFGMLIDLARRVPWAFESVRRYEWNREAFRGHSLSGKTLGIVGLGRLGRIMARQAAGFGMRVIFFDPYVRASSPRFFGKTPDVDRARGHAAFYAAASNGVEDLLRNKASGVRGGQADEAEEEAEEGQTLLSQCRGGSDPPRAGAFTAKAEKVDFDELLRESDAVSIHAHLTPETEGMFGEREFALMKPSVYLINTSRGKIVNERALLAALKQNKIAGYATDVLADELSFESAGFSKHPLVEYAEMHENLLIVPHIGGMTVESREATDVFIARKLAQYLRESLSLRAA
- a CDS encoding Gfo/Idh/MocA family oxidoreductase, whose amino-acid sequence is MSVLRCVLLGAGNFGRHYARLLQTIEGVALESVVVHQSAAGDVRAALGIPSAIEVSTDAAAALGSSRYDCAIIATSPATHFALAEEALARGMHVLVEKPMVTSVEDARALAHAAEISGKVCMVGYQYLFHDAIRYIREELIERGVRFTHLFVEHALSPPRPDVNVLWDVAPHALSILHYLFGAPRIGAVHGSLRAQEGGTLPGTVAMTMCTENGPSLTLASSWYGREKKRRLTFLGEGMRVLFDESLAGGPLLICRDGVAPQVPAFDAREPLRRELDHFFACARSGARPLTDVSFGRRITEELAELESRLDVCAF
- a CDS encoding NAD-dependent epimerase/dehydratase family protein — translated: MNDIQRLFTEDIRTIVALLGGALDQLAGKTVLITGGGGFLGRYLVATLVALNRERFERPCSIVVLDNYITGVANNPLFDFSAYPEVRVLEHDVRFPLPEKLSAAYIIHAAGLASPVYYRKFPVETIEVAVNGTKHLLEFARERGIEGMLYFSSSEIYGDPVPEFVPTPEHYWGRVSAVGPRACYDESKRLGETLCSIYHEYYRVPVSTVRPFNVYGPGMRADDYRVIPTFSVQGLRGEPLTVHDHGRQTRTFCYITDAVHGFLKVLVAGKRGEAYNVGHDREEITMRELAELMSGMLPERPEVRLVSYPDAYPAGEPQRRCPDLTKSRRDLGYSPAIDLRTGLARTLSYYRALLADTPQGARAD
- a CDS encoding class I SAM-dependent methyltransferase, yielding MSVTMEPGLSFRTNACRVCRSTALAPILSLAPTPPANAFLRPEEVEKPEPHFPLELLFCETCRFVQLGDVVSPELLFGTYVYVSSTSPVFVAHFEELAETLTRRFDFPPNSLAVDIGSNDGILLRPLAERGWRVLGIDPAREIAARASGAGVETIPAFFSTTLACALAEERGGAKLISATSVFPHVHDLDDLVAGVAALLDEDGVFVIEAYYLGAMLRHNLFDTVYHEHLSYFTLRSLMRLFERLGMSVFDVEETETHGGSLRVFVSPAGRRPLNHAALRRVLDEEDASALGERATYAAFGERIERNKRALRTLLLSLKESGKRLAGYGAPAKGNTLLTHFGIGAETLDYIVDDSAWKQGRYTPGTHIRVVSAEALREAPPDYLLILAWNFAKPIMAKLADFKAHGGRFIVPVPEPVVL
- a CDS encoding cupin domain-containing protein; this encodes MLQVTKNIKPEFVDERGGITKILDDGKTVIRSVLKISSKKGSVRANHYHKKDAHYAYVMSGRMEYTEAPADAPERSESVVLEAGDMVFSPPMTIHRMRFLEDSVFFALATESRAQEDYEADTVRVTLPH
- a CDS encoding glycosyltransferase family 2 protein, with product MFFSILIPTGGNRPVLIAMAVRSVLAQTCQDFEIVVADVRGSEETKRAVLSSGDSRIRYFVVPQGRGPNYSFDYSALQARGRYILWFDDDNYLLPHALAVFKRVIDSEDNPDIVTASHLYYYDGAHPRHYLRNHLGVVPFTGATCDVSPRAMLMALFSFARRGGAGEMPRLHTSATVISREAVERAFSRADTVVFEYMPTAHSHQPILLSFARSCIFIDTPVVVVGRFGISMSQAWSTAARARFKRDAFPLRESPLTAHTYSNALLESFLRVKKLLPELVSDIPIRLDRVLRAHLDELVYLNMDARDFPRNWLNLFRVLHSRPRAEQLVMRRRALLALPRALIVFLGRRLGIHHRIRALRGARQRARAAVLTSREKMQRGVEFEIPFEKYGVRTIEDLGIHARDILLAELDVDVFKI
- a CDS encoding N-acetylneuraminate synthase family protein; amino-acid sequence: MTKLIVELCQNHNGDREIFAQQIRAAAENGADIVKMQSMWSEDLRDRSRFEEGETHPDGSVKTIKRPFDAERERLAKLDLTLDDHRFFIEQCVKYGVVPMTTIFARHRVPGVGALPWPERIVKVASYDCASPALLRELAEYFDRFIISTGATYDEEIEATASLMRELGKEFTFLHCVTSYPNTLEMAHLARMDWLRQHVPQVGWSDHTHVGRDGITAAKVAIMLGADYVERHFTVLAADQSKDGPVSITPKLLAELDRFRRLSSGAQRTEVERDIPLWQTLLGSAERDMTPTELLNRDYYRGRFASPTRDGWVYNWEEIPLN
- a CDS encoding class I SAM-dependent methyltransferase produces the protein MNGDPQNKRGWSQNRLWGYEYFRREIGRITPETVIVDIGAGKGQYGDLLRQGSYIGVDFVQFPGVDVVTDIVAGIPLSSEIADIVVLSNVLEHVPDPKAVLAHCYRILKPGGKIVILVPFFISIHQEPHDYLRYTHYMLRYLLSHAGFVDVVVEPSGNVIDVMQKVQTGFFRTAKASVRQRFRRNLAVKACGYASVALLRWCARGIFLVARTMTNPNLRTGKDWYAEGYGAVAHKKVESRK